The Glutamicibacter mishrai DNA window CGATCTGGTGGTTGATGGCCGCACCGGCACCGTGGACGCCGAGGGCGAAGGCTTCTTCCTGCATCCGACCCTCTTCGACAAGGTCGGCACCGACATGTCCATCTACACCGATGAGATCTTCGGCCCGGTGCTTTCGGTGGTCCGCGTCAAATCCTTCAACGAGGGCATCGAGATGATCAACGCGTCGCCGTACGGCAATGGCACCGCGATCTTCACCAACGACGGCGGCGCTGCCCGCCGCTTCGAGGACGAGATCCAGGTGGGCATGGTCGGCGTCAACGTGCCGATCCCGGTGCCAGTGGGCTACCACTCCTTCGGCGGCTGGAAGGCCTCGCTGTTCGGCGACCAGCACGCCTACGGCCCGGAGGGCTTCAAGTTCTTCACCCGCAACAAGGTGGTCACCAAGCGCTGGCTGGATCCCAGCCACGGTGGCATCAATCTCGGCTTCCCGCAGAACGACTAGGAGCATCATGAGCGAGCAGTTGACCGAAGAAATCACCGGCGAGCAGATCGCCGCCGGCAAGCGCGCCTACGAGCTGGATCGGGAACATGTGTTCCATTCCTGGCAGGCGCAGGGGCCCTTCACCCCGATGACCATCCTGAAGACCGAGGGATCCTATGTGTGGGACGGCGAGGGCAACAAGCTCATTGACCTCTCCAGCCAGCTGGTGAACACCAATATCGGCCACCAGCATCCCAAGGTCATCGCCGCCATCCAGGAGCAGGCCGGCAAGATCGCCACGATCGCCCCGCAGCATGTGAACGAGGCACGCTCCGAGGCGGCGCGGCTGGTCGCCAAGCACACCCCGGGCGAGTTGAACAAGATCTTCTTCACCAATGGCGGCGCGGATGCGGTGGAGCATGCGGTGCGCATGGCCCGGGTGCACACCGGCAAGCACAAGGTGCTATCGGCCTACCGTTCCTACCATGGCGGCACCCACCTGGCGGTGAATATCACCGGTGATCCGCGGCGCTTCGCTTCGGATCATGCCAGCGACGGGGTCGTGCATTTCTTCCCCGCCTACCCGTACCGCTCCTACTTCAACTCCACCACGCCAGAAGAGGAGACCCAGCGGGCGCTGAAGCACCTGGAAGATACGATCCTGCTGGAAGGCCCCGGCACCATCGCCGCGATCATCTTGGAATCCATTCCGGGTACCGCCGGGATCTACCTGCCGCCTCCCGGATACCTCCAGGGTGTTCGCGAGCTGACCAAGAAGCACGGCATCGTATACATCGCCGACGAGGTGATGGCCGGTTTCGGGCGCAGCGGTGAATGGTTCGCGGTGAACCACTTTGATGTGGTGCCGGATCTGATGACCTTTGCCAAGGGCGTGAACTCCGGTTATGTGCCACTGGGCGGCGTGGCCATCAGCCCGGAGATCTTCGAGACCTTCCGCGAGAACGCATACCCTGGCGGGCTGACCTACTCGGGCCATCCGCTGGCCTGTGCCGCTACGGTCGCCACCATCACCGCGATGGAGGATGAGGGCATGGTGGAGAATGCCAAGCGCCTCGGCGAGGAAATCATCGGCCCGCGTCTGGCACAGTTCGCCGCTGACCATCCATCGGTGGGCGAGGTGCGCGGCACCGGGGTGTTCTGGGCGATCGAGCTGGTGAAGAACCGGGAAACCCGTGAGCCGCTGGCCGCCTATGGTGGCAGCAGCCCTCAGATGAACCAGGTGATCGGCGCGGCGAAGAAGGCTGGCCTGCTGCCGTTCGCCAACTTCAACCGGCTGCACGTGGTTCCGGCGATGAATATCGAGGACGAGGTGCTCATCGAAGCGTTGGATCGCCTCGAGCAGGCGCTGATCGTGGCAGATAGCTTCGTCGAATAACAACCATGCTGGCAGGGTGGCGCAAGCCATCCTGCCAGTTTTCTTTTTTGCGGGAGGACAATGATGACTTCACCAACCAGCGAACAGCTGCTGGCCGCCCACCCACGGGCTTCAACAGATCCGGATGATCGGGCCCGGGCCAGCGTGGATCGTTCGGGGTTCATCCCGCAAAGCTTTGCCGACGGCGTGGTTTTCGCGCAGGACATCGATGATGTAGTGCTCACGATGAAGCTGGCTTCCGAACATGGAGTGAAAATCGTCCCGCGCGGGGCCGGTACCGGGCTGGCCGCAGGTTCCTGCGCGCAGGCTGGCGAGGTGGTGCTGGATTTGTCGGCAATGAACCAGATCCTCTCGCTGGACCCGGTGCAAGGCATCGCGGTGGTCCAGCCCGGAGTCATCAATGCGGCCGTCAACCATGCTGCCGGCGAGCACGGGCTGTTCTACGCGCCGGATCCGGCCAGCACCGCCATCTGTTCCATCGGCGGCAATATCGCCACCAATGCCGGTGGCATGTGGTGCGCCAAGTACGGGGTGACCCGCGAATCGGTGCTCAGCCTGCTGGTGGTCCTGCCTGATGGTCAATTGCTGCGCACCGGGCGGCGCACCATCAAGGGCGTGGCCGGATACGACATGAATGCGCTGATGATCGGTTCCGAGGGGACCTTGGGCATCGTCGTCGAGGCCACGCTCAGGTTGCGGCCCAAGCCAAAACACACCGCAACCCTTGTCTCCTATTTTCCGGATGAGGCCGCCGCGGCATCGGCTGCTTCGGCTGTGATCGCGGCCGGGCTGACCCCTTCGGTGCTGGAGCTGATGGATGGCAAAACCCTGAGCGCCGTGGATTCGGCGCTGGGCACCGACCACCACAGCCGAGGCGGGGCACTGCTGCTGGCTCAAACCGATGGCTACGGCGCCCACTTGGAGATGCAGGCTTTACAGGATGCCATAGAACCGCTGGCCGCACACAGCGAACTGGCCCAAGATCCGCAGCATGCCGAGGCCCTGGTCGAAGCACGACGCCAGGCGATCCCGAGCATGGAAAAGCTCGGCACTGTCTCCA harbors:
- a CDS encoding aspartate aminotransferase family protein, producing MSEQLTEEITGEQIAAGKRAYELDREHVFHSWQAQGPFTPMTILKTEGSYVWDGEGNKLIDLSSQLVNTNIGHQHPKVIAAIQEQAGKIATIAPQHVNEARSEAARLVAKHTPGELNKIFFTNGGADAVEHAVRMARVHTGKHKVLSAYRSYHGGTHLAVNITGDPRRFASDHASDGVVHFFPAYPYRSYFNSTTPEEETQRALKHLEDTILLEGPGTIAAIILESIPGTAGIYLPPPGYLQGVRELTKKHGIVYIADEVMAGFGRSGEWFAVNHFDVVPDLMTFAKGVNSGYVPLGGVAISPEIFETFRENAYPGGLTYSGHPLACAATVATITAMEDEGMVENAKRLGEEIIGPRLAQFAADHPSVGEVRGTGVFWAIELVKNRETREPLAAYGGSSPQMNQVIGAAKKAGLLPFANFNRLHVVPAMNIEDEVLIEALDRLEQALIVADSFVE
- a CDS encoding FAD-binding oxidoreductase, which gives rise to MMTSPTSEQLLAAHPRASTDPDDRARASVDRSGFIPQSFADGVVFAQDIDDVVLTMKLASEHGVKIVPRGAGTGLAAGSCAQAGEVVLDLSAMNQILSLDPVQGIAVVQPGVINAAVNHAAGEHGLFYAPDPASTAICSIGGNIATNAGGMWCAKYGVTRESVLSLLVVLPDGQLLRTGRRTIKGVAGYDMNALMIGSEGTLGIVVEATLRLRPKPKHTATLVSYFPDEAAAASAASAVIAAGLTPSVLELMDGKTLSAVDSALGTDHHSRGGALLLAQTDGYGAHLEMQALQDAIEPLAAHSELAQDPQHAEALVEARRQAIPSMEKLGTVSICDIGVPRNRLAEAIAGLQRIEAERGVSIFIIAHAADGNLHPIIVVPEGQSITTGSPKAALADMFYLAKELGGTLTGEHGIGLLKQDWLPEEVGETSLQLQRRLRAVFDPQGILNPGKAI